The Candidatus Cloacimonadaceae bacterium DNA window GGCGCCGAGACCCACCAGTGGATGATCTCATAATTCCGAAAGAGCATTTTCCGGAGGATATTTTCGCTGATCCTTTGCGGTTCTGCGGTGCTGGGTAAATGATTCAGGTTGAAGCTGCCGATGATCTCCCCGCCGGGTTTGAGGACGCGGCGCAGCTCGTTGCACATTGGCAACAGGTTCTTGACGTGGTCAAGCGAATTGACGGAATAGACGTAGTCGCAAATGGAATCCGGAAGGGGAATATGCAGCTCCGAAGAACTCACATAGATCACGCCGTGGCTGATCAGTTCCAAGGGAAAGCATTCCAGATATTTCGTGGCGAGGACGTCGATGCCGATTTTTAGGGATGCTTGCCGTGCCCAAACGAGGCTACCGCGAGGACCGCAGCCAAAATCTCCCACGATCTTCCCCCTCAGGAAGTCGTCGTTCTCCTCATCCGAGATGGAAAGCATCAATTTGGCATAGAAATCATTCTGAAGCTTCCCGCCTTCCAGGGCAAAGCGTTCCTTCCAATATCTCAGCTCATGACTGTGCTTTGTATGCACAAGCTTGTTGTATATTCGTTTCAAACGAACCAGGGTTTCGACCATGTTTTTTATAGCTCCTGTAATGCCGCGCGCGCCTTTCAGCCTGCGAGGCAGTGTTTTAATCAAAATCTCCCTTCCTGATTTGTAGATCGTTAGCGAGAAGGAAAACCTCGCATTAGTCGATAGGGATGATCCTTTCCAGCACAGGACTGATGGCAAAGCTGATGCGCAAAATGCCGTTGATATACTGCACTTTGGGGCTTTCCCGGTC harbors:
- a CDS encoding class I SAM-dependent methyltransferase, coding for MIKTLPRRLKGARGITGAIKNMVETLVRLKRIYNKLVHTKHSHELRYWKERFALEGGKLQNDFYAKLMLSISDEENDDFLRGKIVGDFGCGPRGSLVWARQASLKIGIDVLATKYLECFPLELISHGVIYVSSSELHIPLPDSICDYVYSVNSLDHVKNLLPMCNELRRVLKPGGEIIGSFNLNHLPSTAEPQRISENILRKMLFRNYEIIHWWVSAPGPVDDLYRPLYERKLIDPAGGEAYLWARARKPL